A DNA window from Bos indicus x Bos taurus breed Angus x Brahman F1 hybrid chromosome 16, Bos_hybrid_MaternalHap_v2.0, whole genome shotgun sequence contains the following coding sequences:
- the DARS2 gene encoding aspartate--tRNA ligase, mitochondrial isoform X1 has protein sequence MFCWLSRLCGELSTPTRRTTQLIWSSAARSMVLSSQRIPELSSFVARTNTCGELRSSHLGQEVTLCGWIQFRRQNIFLVLRDFHGLVQVVIPQDESAASVKKILCEAPMESVVQVSGTVISRPPGQKNPKMPTGEIEIKVKTAKLLNSCKKLPFEIKDFMKKTETLRLQYRYLDLRSAQMQYNLRLRSQMVMKMREYLCNLHGFVDVETPTLFKRTPGGAKEFVIPSREPGKFYSLPQSPQQFKQLLMVGGLDRYFQVARCYRDEGSRPDRQPEFTQIDIEMSFVDQTGVQSLIEGLLQYSWPSDKDPLVVPFPSMPFAEALASYGTDKPDTRFGMKIVDISDMFRNTEVGFLQDALSKPQGTVKAICIRKGAKYLKRKDIESIRKFAADHFNEEVLPIFLKTNENWNSPVAKFIMEEQGLGLVKLLETQEEDVVLLTAGEHKKACSLMGKLRLECADLLEARGVVLRDPALFSFLWVVDFPLFLPKEENPQELESAHHPFTAPHPSDIHLLYTEPHKVRSQHYDLVLNGNEIGGGSIRIHNSELQHYVLDTVLKEDVKLLSHLLQALDYGAPPHGGIALGLDRLMCLVTGAPSIRDVIAFPKSFRGHDLMSNAPDSIPPEELKPYHIQVSWPMDAETEKSSSNHPCRSES, from the exons ATGTTCTGTTGGTTAAGTCGACTGTGCGGGGAATTATCCACACCCACCAGAAGGACCACCCAGTTGATCTGGAGTTCTGCCGCCCGAAGTATGGTACTGAGTTCACAGAGAATTCCAG AACTCAGTAGCTTTGTTGCCCGGACCAACACATGTGGAGAGTTGCGTTCTTCTCACTTAGGCCAAGAAGTCACCTTATGTGGATGGATTCAGTTCCGAAG GCAAAATATCTTCCTGGTCCtaagagatttccatggacttgTTCAAGTTGTCATTCCCCAGGATGAG TCTGCTGCTTCGGTGAAGAAGATTTTATGTGAAGCTCCCATGGAATCTGTGGTGCAAGTGTCTGGGACAGTAATTTCCCGACCTCCAGGACAAAAGAATCCA aAAATGCCAACAGGTGAGATTGAAATCAAAGTTAAGACAGCTAAACTTCTGAATTCCTGCAAGAAGCTGCCCTTTGAAATTAAGGACTTTATGAAG AAAACAGAGACTCTTCGTTTGCAGTACCGCTACTTAGATTTGCGTAGTGCCCAAATGCAGTATAACCTGCGACTGAGATCCCAGATGGTCATGAAAATGCGGGAATATCTCTGTAATCTACATG gTTTTGTGGATGTAGAAACACCAACATTATTCAAGAGGACTCCAGGG GGTGCAAAAGAGTTTGTAATACCATCCAGGGAACCTGGGAAGTTTTATTCTCTCCCTCAGAGTCCTCAACAGTTTAAGCAGCTTCTGATGGTTGGTGGTCTAGACAG ATATTTTCAGGTTGCCCGATGTTACCGAGACGAAGGTTCAAGACCAGACAGACAGCCCGAATTTACTCAG ATCGACATAGAGATGTCCTTTGTAGACCAGACGGGCGTCCAGAGTCTAATTGAGGGCTTGCTCCAGTATTCGTGGCCCAGTGACAAAGATCCTCTGGTGGTCCCTTTTCCTTCTATGCCTTTTGCTGAGGCACTGGCCAGCTATGGAACCGATAAACCTGACACTCGCTTTGGGATGAAG ATTGTAGATATCAGTGACATGTTCAGAAACACAGAAGTTGGATTTCTCCAAGATGCCCTTAGTAAACCCCAAGGAACTGTCAAAGCCATATGTATCCGTAAAGGAGCA aaatatttgaaaaggaaGGACATTGAATCCATTAGAAAATTTGCAGCTGACCATTTTAATGAG GAAGTCTTACCTATATTCCTGAAAACCAATGAAAACTGGAATTCTCCAGTTGCTAAGTTCATAATGGAGGAGCAAGGCTTGGGGCTCGTCAAACTGTTGGAGACCCAAGAGGAGGACGTGGTCCTGCTCACTGCCGGAGAGCACAAGAAAGCA TGCTCTTTGATGGGAAAATTACGACTGGAGTGTGCTGACCTTCTAGAAGCAAGAGGAGTGGTGCTTCGTGACCCCGCTCTGTTCTCTTTCCTTTGGGTGGTGGATTTCCCCCTCTTCCTTCCCAAGGAGGAAAATCCCCAAGAGCTGGAGTCAGCCCACCACCCATTTACTGCTCCCCATCCGAGTGACATTCACCTTCTTTACACTGAGCCCCACAAG GTCCGTAGCCAACACTATGACTTGGTTTTAAACGGCAATGAGATAGGAGGTGGTTCTATCCGAATTCATAATTCAGAGCTTCAGCATTACGTCCTGGACACAGTACTAAAG GAAGATGTGAAATTGCTCTCCCATCTGCTCCAGGCTTTAGATTATGGGGCGCCCCCTCATGGAGGAATTGCCTTAG GGTTAGACAGACTGATGTGCCTTGTCACTGGAGCACCAAGCATCAGAGATGTCATAGCCTTCCCCAAATCCTTCCGGGGGCACGATCTCATGAGCAATGCCCCAGATTCTATCCCTCCTGAGGAACTGAAGCCCTATCACATCCAGGTCTCCTGGCCAATGGatgcagaaacagaaaagagCTCATCGAATCATCCATGCCGTTCAGAAAGTTGA
- the DARS2 gene encoding aspartate--tRNA ligase, mitochondrial isoform X2, protein MFCWLSRLCGELSTPTRRTTQLIWSSAARSMVLSSQRIPELSSFVARTNTCGELRSSHLGQEVTLCGWIQFRRQNIFLVLRDFHGLVQVVIPQDESAASVKKILCEAPMESVVQVSGTVISRPPGQKNPKMPTGEIEIKVKTAKLLNSCKKLPFEIKDFMKKTETLRLQYRYLDLRSAQMQYNLRLRSQMVMKMREYLCNLHGFVDVETPTLFKRTPGGAKEFVIPSREPGKFYSLPQSPQQFKQLLMVGGLDRYFQVARCYRDEGSRPDRQPEFTQIDIEMSFVDQTGVQSLIEGLLQYSWPSDKDPLVVPFPSMPFAEALASYGTDKPDTRFGMKIVDISDMFRNTEVGFLQDALSKPQGTVKAICIRKGAKYLKRKDIESIRKFAADHFNEEVLPIFLKTNENWNSPVAKFIMEEQGLGLVKLLETQEEDVVLLTAGEHKKACSLMGKLRLECADLLEARGVVLRDPALFSFLWVVDFPLFLPKEENPQELESAHHPFTAPHPSDIHLLYTEPHKVRSQHYDLVLNGNEIGGGSIRIHNSELQHYVLDTVLKEDVKLLSHLLQALDYGAPPHGGIALG, encoded by the exons ATGTTCTGTTGGTTAAGTCGACTGTGCGGGGAATTATCCACACCCACCAGAAGGACCACCCAGTTGATCTGGAGTTCTGCCGCCCGAAGTATGGTACTGAGTTCACAGAGAATTCCAG AACTCAGTAGCTTTGTTGCCCGGACCAACACATGTGGAGAGTTGCGTTCTTCTCACTTAGGCCAAGAAGTCACCTTATGTGGATGGATTCAGTTCCGAAG GCAAAATATCTTCCTGGTCCtaagagatttccatggacttgTTCAAGTTGTCATTCCCCAGGATGAG TCTGCTGCTTCGGTGAAGAAGATTTTATGTGAAGCTCCCATGGAATCTGTGGTGCAAGTGTCTGGGACAGTAATTTCCCGACCTCCAGGACAAAAGAATCCA aAAATGCCAACAGGTGAGATTGAAATCAAAGTTAAGACAGCTAAACTTCTGAATTCCTGCAAGAAGCTGCCCTTTGAAATTAAGGACTTTATGAAG AAAACAGAGACTCTTCGTTTGCAGTACCGCTACTTAGATTTGCGTAGTGCCCAAATGCAGTATAACCTGCGACTGAGATCCCAGATGGTCATGAAAATGCGGGAATATCTCTGTAATCTACATG gTTTTGTGGATGTAGAAACACCAACATTATTCAAGAGGACTCCAGGG GGTGCAAAAGAGTTTGTAATACCATCCAGGGAACCTGGGAAGTTTTATTCTCTCCCTCAGAGTCCTCAACAGTTTAAGCAGCTTCTGATGGTTGGTGGTCTAGACAG ATATTTTCAGGTTGCCCGATGTTACCGAGACGAAGGTTCAAGACCAGACAGACAGCCCGAATTTACTCAG ATCGACATAGAGATGTCCTTTGTAGACCAGACGGGCGTCCAGAGTCTAATTGAGGGCTTGCTCCAGTATTCGTGGCCCAGTGACAAAGATCCTCTGGTGGTCCCTTTTCCTTCTATGCCTTTTGCTGAGGCACTGGCCAGCTATGGAACCGATAAACCTGACACTCGCTTTGGGATGAAG ATTGTAGATATCAGTGACATGTTCAGAAACACAGAAGTTGGATTTCTCCAAGATGCCCTTAGTAAACCCCAAGGAACTGTCAAAGCCATATGTATCCGTAAAGGAGCA aaatatttgaaaaggaaGGACATTGAATCCATTAGAAAATTTGCAGCTGACCATTTTAATGAG GAAGTCTTACCTATATTCCTGAAAACCAATGAAAACTGGAATTCTCCAGTTGCTAAGTTCATAATGGAGGAGCAAGGCTTGGGGCTCGTCAAACTGTTGGAGACCCAAGAGGAGGACGTGGTCCTGCTCACTGCCGGAGAGCACAAGAAAGCA TGCTCTTTGATGGGAAAATTACGACTGGAGTGTGCTGACCTTCTAGAAGCAAGAGGAGTGGTGCTTCGTGACCCCGCTCTGTTCTCTTTCCTTTGGGTGGTGGATTTCCCCCTCTTCCTTCCCAAGGAGGAAAATCCCCAAGAGCTGGAGTCAGCCCACCACCCATTTACTGCTCCCCATCCGAGTGACATTCACCTTCTTTACACTGAGCCCCACAAG GTCCGTAGCCAACACTATGACTTGGTTTTAAACGGCAATGAGATAGGAGGTGGTTCTATCCGAATTCATAATTCAGAGCTTCAGCATTACGTCCTGGACACAGTACTAAAG GAAGATGTGAAATTGCTCTCCCATCTGCTCCAGGCTTTAGATTATGGGGCGCCCCCTCATGGAGGAATTGCCTTAG GCTAA